Sequence from the Candidatus Deferrimicrobiaceae bacterium genome:
GTGGGCCTGCGCCTGCCTCAAGGATCCGGCCGTCCTCAAGGACGGCAAGGCCACCCTGTCCCTCGACGCGATCGACGGCGAGACCCCCGAGGGCAAGGAGGTCCTGGCCTCCGCCCGCGAGATCCTGCGCCACCTCGGCAAGAAGGACGCCGCCGAGATCACGCTCGAGGACACCGCCGACACCAACAAGGTCTTCGTCGAGACGCGCTTCAACGGCGACGGCATCGTCATCCCCGAGGCCGCCGAGGACGAGGCGGTCAAGCAGGTGGTGCTGGACATCATGGCCTGCTGCGGCGAGAAGACCGACCGCAGCGGCAAGCCGGGCCTCGACCAGGCAGCCGTGGACACGTTCTTCGTCGCCGCCCAGGCCTACGCGGACTGGTGGAAGGAGGGCGAGGCCGCGCCGGCGATCCTGCCGCTCGGCGACGCGACCGTCGCCGCCGGCGACGCCGTCAGGGCGGTCAAGGCCAAGGTGGACGACTACTTCGCCCGCTGCCGCCTGGCCGCGTTCGACGCCCGCGCGATGCAGGCCCTCAACCGCGAGGAGAAGGACTACCTCGCGTTCACGGCCAAGGACCTCACCATCACGCACGACGAGATCGCGGCCCTGCCGCTGTCGCACATCGAGGCGGACCGGCCGCTGCCCTTCTTCGACGGCCCGAACCCCGCCTGGGCGGCGCGCCTGGCCCAGCTCCACGCCGCCGCCGTCGTCCCGCTGCTCGGCCCGCGCGACCGGCTCACCGAGGCCGACTGGCAGGCGCTGGGCGAGCGCCTCGCCGCGCACGAGGAGTGGCGCGGGCGCAAGGCCGGCGCCGAGGTGGAGAAGCTCGGCAAGGAGCGGGTCCGCGCGATGCTCGGCGGCCCGGCCAAGGACCAGGTCACCGCGCTCGTCGACCAGGACCAGGCGCTCGAGCCCGAGTACAAGGCCATCGCGAACGTCGAGAAGCTGATCCGCCTGCACCGCGATCTCTACCAGCTCCTCGTCAACTTCGTCTCCTTCCGCGACTTCTACCGCGGCAAGGGCAAGGCCATCTTCCAGAGCGGCACCCTCTACCTCGACCAGCGGAGCTGCGATCTGTGCGTGAAGGTCGAGGACATGGCGCGCCACGGCCTGCTCGCGCACCTGTCGCGCACGTTCCTCGCGTACGTCGAGTGCGTGCGCAAGGCGACGAACGAGAAGATGACGGTCGCGGCCTCGTTCACCGCCGGCGATGCCGACAACCTCATGGTCGGCCGCAACGGCGTCTTCTACGACCGCAAGGGGCAGGACTGGGACGCCACGATCGTGAAGATCGTCGAGCACCCGATCAGCATCCGCCAGGCGTTCTGGGCGCCGTACACCCGGACCATCCGCTGGATCGAGGAGCAGGTGGCGAAGCGCGCCGGCGCCGCCGACACCGCGATCCACGCCGGGGTCACCACCCACGGCGAGCACGTGGTCGGGCACGTCCACCCGGGCGCGCCCCCCGCCCCCGTCCCCGCCAAGCCGGGCGTCGGGGCCGCGCCCGCGGCCGCGCCGGTCAAGCCGAAGTTCGACGTCGGCGTCGTGGCCGCGCTCGGCGTCGCGGTCGGCGGCATCACCGCCGCCCTCGGCGCGCTGCTGTCGTCGTTCTTCGGCCTCGGCCTGTGGATGCCGCTCGGCCTCGTCGGCCTGATGCTGCTCATCTCGCTGCCGTCGATGATCATCGCCGCGCTCAAGCTGCGCCAGCGCAACCTCGGGCCGATCCTCGACGCCAACGGCTGGGCGGTGAACGCGAAGGCCAAGATCAACATCCCGTTCGGCACCTCGCTGACCGGGACGGCCAAGCTGCCCAAGGGCTCCCGGCGGGACCTCTTCGACCCCTACGCCGAGCACCACAGCCAGCGCAACGCCGTCATCGCGGCGGCGATCATGGTCCTCCTCGCGGGCCTGTGGACCTGGGGCAAGCTCGACCGCGTGCTGCCGCAGAGGATGCGCGCCGCCGTCGTCCTGCACCGCGAGGAGCCGAAGCCGGAGGTCGCCAAGAAGACGCCCCCGGCCCCGGCCAAGGCGCCCGCCCCCGCGGCCAAGGCGCCGCCCGCCCCGGTGAAGACGGCCGCTGCGCCCGCGCCGGCCACGCCGCTACCGCCGGCCGCGTGCGCGCCGCTCGCCGCGGCGGCGGCCGCCGCCTGTGCCGTCCCCGCCACGCCCGCCGCGGCCGCCGCCGGCGCCGCGCCCCCCGCCACGCCCCCGCCCGCGGGCGTGACCGCGGCCAAGAAGTAGCCCGCCGCCGCCGGCCACTCGACTCGCGTTGTGGCGCTGGACTCCATTTCACCATCGCTGTATCTTTAGGCCGTCCCATGGTCGCCACCGAGCCCAGCCGGGTCCTCCTCGTCGAGGACAACCCGGACCACACCTACCTCGCCTCGCTCGTGATGGGCGGCGCGAGCGTCGCCCACGAGGTCGTCTGCGCGGCCGACGGTCAGGACGCCATCGACCGGCTGCGCGGCGGCGGGCCGCACGCGGGCCACCCGCTCCGTCCCGACCTGGTGCTCCTGGACATCAAGCTGCCCCGTCTCGACGGGTTCGCCGTGCTGCGGATCATCCGCGAGGATCCGGGGCTCATGGCGATCCCGGTCGTGCTGCTGACCACCTCCGGCAACCCCAGCGACATCGAGCGCGCGATCGCGCTCGGCGCCAGCGACTACATCATCAAGCCCATCGGCCTCAACGAGTTCGAGCGCAAGCTGCACGCCGTCCTGAGCTACTGGCTCAGCGTCAGTGACCTCGGGCGCGGGCGCCGCCCGCCGCAGTAACGAAGTGCCAGGCGGCGCCGGGGGGCGCCGTCGCGGGGATAGGTCTCGGGGGATGAAGACCGCCGACATCGAGATCACGAAGCTGCTGCGGTTCGAGCCCGCCGCGGGGCGCATCTCCCTGGGCGGACGGCGGCTGCTGCTCTTCGACGCCGCGGCCACCGGGGCCATGCGCGAGCAGCTCATCAAGACGCTCGGCGAGGCGGTCGCGCGCGGCATCCTCATGCGCTGGGGTTACCAGACGGGGCTGCAGGACGCCCGCAGCCTGGGCGAGCAGTTCGCCTGGGACTCGGAGCGCGAGTGGATGCTCTCGGGCCCGCTGATGCACGAGTGGGAGGGCATCTGCGCCGTCGAGACGACGGAGCTGCGCTTCGACCGCGCGCAGGGCGCGCTCTCGATGACCGGGGTGTGGCGCAACTCCTACGAGGCCGAGCAGCACGTCAAGAGCTTCGGCCACGCCGAGGATCCGGTGTGCTGGACGCTGACCGGCTACGCCGCGGGCTGGACCACCGGGGTCATGGGCGCGCCCATGATCGCCGTCGAGACCGCCTGCGTCGGCCGCGGCGATCCGGCCTGCGGCTTCGCCATCCGGCCACGGGGCGAGTGGGGCGAGGAGGCGGCCGCCGCCATCGCCGCGCTCGCCGAGGAGCAGCCGATCCAGCGGCTCGAGGACCGCGTCGACGCGGCGCGCCGCGCCCTGAAGGAGAAGAACGTCCAGCTCGAGCGGGTGGCGAGCGAGCTGGCCGAGTCGAACCAGCGGCTGCGCGAGCTCGACCGGCTCAAGACCGAGTTCTTCGCCAACATCTCGCACGAGTTCCGCACCCCGCTCACGCTCAACCTCGGCCCGCTCGAGGAGATGCTGGCCGAGCCGCGCCCGCCCAAGGACCAGGCGCGGCTCGACCTCATGCACCGCAACGCGCTGCGCCTGCTGCGCCTCGTCAACAACCTCCTCGACTTCGCGCAGATCGAGGCCGGCAAGATGCGCGCGGTGTACCGGCGCGTGAACCTGCGGGCGACCACGAAGGACCTGTGCGCCTCGTTCGAGTCGTCGTTCATCGCGCGCGGCCTGACGCTCACGTTCGCGGACGGGGCCGACGACGTGGTCGGCTACGTCGACCTCGAGATGTGGGAGAAGATCGTCTCGAACCTGCTCGCGAACGCGCTCAAGTTCACGGCCAAGGGCGGCGTCACCCTGCAGCTCGCGACGGCGCCCGGGCGCCTCGTCCTCGAGGTCGCCGACACCGGGCCCGGCATCGCGTCCGAGGAGTTGCCGCACATCTTCACGCGCTTCCACCGCGCCGAGCAGATCGGCGGCCGCAGCCACGAGGGCGTGGGGCTCGGGCTGCCGCTCGTGAGCGAGCTGTGCAAGCTGCACGGCGGCGAGGTCACCGTCGACAGCCGCCTGGGCGCGGGCGCCACCTTCCGCGTCGCGCTCCCGGCGGGCCGGGACCACCTGCCGGCCGACCGCGTGCTCGAGGAGCCGGTCGCCGCGGACGCGCTCCTCTCGCCGCAGCCGCTCGACGCCGCCGCGGCCGCGGCGAGCGCGGTGCCGACCCCGGTGCGGCAGGCCCCCACCTCGCCGCGGGAGCGCATCCTCATCGTCGAGGACAACGCCGACCTGCGCGCCTACCTCGCCGGCCTCCTCGGCGCGCGCTTCGAGGTCGAGGTCGCCGGCGACGGCGCCGAGGCGCTCGCGTGCGCCCGCGCGAACCCGCCTTCGCTCGTGCTCACCGACGTGATGATGCCGGGCCTCGACGGCTTCGGCCTGCTCGAGCGGCTCAAGTTCGACCCGCTCACGGCCTCGGTCGCGGTGGTGATGCTGACGGCGCGCGCGGAGCTCGGCGAGAAGCTGCGCGGCCTCGAGATCGGCGCCGACGACTACGTGCTCAAGCCCTTCAACCCGCGCGAGCTCCTCGCGCGGATCACGGCCCAGGTGAGCCTGCGGCGGGCCCAGCGCCAGCTCGAGCACTACGCGACCGAGCTCGAGCGCCTGGTCGAGGAGCAGGTGGGCGAGATCCGCCGCCAGAACCGCACCCTCGAGGACGCGCAGCACGAGATGGAGGACTTCCTCTTCATCGCGTCGCACGACCTGCAGGCGCCGCTCGTCACGATCGCCGGCTACGCCCACCTGCTGCAGACGCGGCTGCAGAGCCACCTCGGCGCCGTCGAGGTGCGCGCCGCCGAGCGCATCCAGCTCGCGGTCAAGGCGATGCAGGCGCTCATCGACAGCCTCCTCGCGCTCGCCCGGGTGCGCCACCGCGAGCCCGAGCGCCGCCGCGTCGATCTGCGCGAGCTCCTCGCCACGGTGATCGTTCAGCTCGGCGCCAAGATCGACGAGACCGGCGCCAAGCTCGAGGTGCAACGCGTGCCCCACGTCGCCCACGGCGACGCCACGCAGCTGAGCCAGATCCTGCGCAACCTCGTCGAGAACGCCATCAAGTACCGCGACGAGGCGCGGCCGCTGAAGATCGACATCGGCGCCGCGGACGAGGAGGGCGCCCTGACGCTGTGGGTGCGCGACAACGGCGTCGGCATCGCGCCCGAGCACCACCACCTCATCTTCCGCCCCCTCGCGCGCCTCGAGCAGGTGCGCCAGGTCGGCGGCACCGGCATGGGCCTCTACATCGTGCGCAAGATCGCCGAGGCCCAGGGCGGCAAGGCCTGGGTCGAGAGCCAGCTCGGCCTGGGCTCGACGTTCTACGTGCGCCTGCCCCGAGTGCCGGAGCGGACCACGCGGTAGGGCGCGGCTCTCAGGACAACAGGGAGACGGGGAGGCGGGGAGAACGGCTAGGGTTTGAGGCGCAGACGCCGGAGGCCGTGCTTGAGCACGGGGACGCGGAAGTTGACCAGCAGTGCGACCTCGAGCCCGGTGAGACGCAGGTACGTGAGGGCCTGGGCTTCGTGGATGGGCGCGAGAGCCTCGACGGCCTTGATCTCGACGATCACGCGATCCGCAACAACGAGGTCGAGGCGGTAGCCGCATTCGAGCGCGAGGCCCTTGTACGTGAGGGGGACGGCGCGTTGCCGCTCAAATGACATCCCGCGCAGCGACAACTCGTGGCAGAGGCAGGCCTCGTACGCGGATTCGAGAAGACCGGGGCCGAGGTGTCGATGCACCTCGATGCACGCCCCGATCACGGGCTCCGACAAATCCCAGAGAGGTCTCCCCGTCTCCTCGTCTCCCTGTTTCATGTCCGGACTATCGGCCGCCCCTCCTCGCGGTTGCGCCGGGAGCCCTGGCGCGACCGCGCATCTGCGCTACCCTTCAGTGTCCGCGCGGCGCTCCCCCGGTGAGCGCCAAAGAGTTTGCGGCGTCCCGCGGACGGACGCAGAATCCGAGCCGATGTCTTCCAAGAACAGCGAGAGCAAGCGCGCGGCGGGGCGGGTCGTTCCCCTGTTGCCCCTGCGCGACATCATCGTCTTCCCCAACCAGGTCGTCCCGCTCTTCGTCGGGCGCGAGAAGTCCATCGGCGCGCTCGACCAGGCGATGGCGCACGAGGGCAAGGAGATCCTGCTCGCCGCGCAGAAGAAGGCGCGCACGAACGAGCCGGGCCCCGAGGACATCTTCGCCTTCGGCACCCTCGGCACCATCATCCAGCTGCTGCGCCTGCCCGACGGCACCGTCAAGGTGCTCGTCGAGGGCAAGGGCCGCGCCACCATCGAGCGCTTCCTCCCCGAAGAGGCCTACTTCGCGGTCGAGGCGCGCGAGGTGGTCGAGCCGGTCGAGAAGGGCGTCGAGCTCGAGGCCCTGGTCCGGTCGGTGAACGGCGTCTTCGAGACCTACGCCAAGCTCTCCAAGCGGGTGCCCCCCGAGATGCTCCTCTCGATCCAGACGATCGACGAGGCGGGGAAGCTGTCCGACCAGATCGCCGCCCAGCTCCAGCTCAAGCTCCAGGACAAGCAGATCCTCCTCGAGACCACCTCCGCGACCAAGCGCCTCGAGAAGCTCTACGAGCTGATGCAGGGCGAGATCGAGATCATGCAGGTCGAGCGGAAGATCCGCACCCGGGTCAAGAAGCAGATGGAGAAGACCCAGAAGGAGTACTACCTGAATGAGCAGATGCAGGCCATTCAGAAGGAGCTCGGGGAGCGGGACGAGTTCAAGAACGAGATCCAGGAGCTCGAGGAGAAGGCCAAGGCCAAGAAGCTGTCGAAGGAGGCCCAGGCCAAGATCAAGAAGGAGCTGAAGAAGCTCAAGATGATGTCGCCGATGTCGGCCGAGGCGACCGTCGTCCGCAACTACATCGACTGGGTCCTGTCGCTGCCCTGGGACGAGTACACCCAGGACAAGCTCGACGTGAAGGAGGCCGAGAAGATCCTCGACACGGATCACTACGGCCTGCAGAAGGTGAAGGAGCGCATCCTCGAGTACCTGGCCGTCCAGGCGCTCGTGAAGAAGATGAAGGGCCCGATCCTCTGCCTCGTGGGCCCGCCCGGCGTCGGCAAGACCTCGCTCGCCAAGTCCGTCGCGCGCGCGACCGGCCGCACCTTCGTGCGCCTCTCGCTCGGCGGCGTGCGCGACGAGGCCGAGATCCGTGGTCACCGGCGCACCTACATCGGCGCGCTGCCGGGCAAGATCATCCAGAGCCTGCGCAAGGCGGGCTCGGGCAACCCGGTCTTCCTGCTCGACGAGGTCGACAAGATGTCGACCGACTTCCGCGGCGACCCGTCGGCGGCGCTGCTCGAGGTCCTCGACCCCGAGCAGAACAGCCTCTTCAACGACCACTACCTCGACCTCGACTACGACCTGTCGAACGTGATGTTCATCACCACGGCGAACAGCCTCCACTCGATCCCGCTGCCGCTGCAGGACCGCATGGAGATCATCCAGCTCCCCGGCTACACCGAGTGGGAGAAGCTCGCCATCGCGCAGCAGTACCTGGTGCCGAAGCAGAAGGCGCTCAACGGCATCGCCGACGTCGAGTGCGACTTCACCGAGGACGGCCTGCGCGGCATCATGCACGGCTACACCAAGGAGGCCGGCGTCCGCAGCCTCGAGCGCGAGGTCTCCTCGGTGTGCCGCAAGGTCGCCAAGGACGTGGTCGAGAAGGGCAAGGAGACGCGCTTCAAGATCACCGGCCGCAACCTGGTGAAGCTCCTCGGCGAGCCGCGCTTCCACGCCAACCGCACCGAGGAGAAGGACGAGATCGGCCTGACGAACGGCCTCGCCGTGACGATGATGGGCGGGGACCTGCTCGCGACCGAGGTCACGGTCATGCCCGGCAAGGGCAAGCTCGTGCTCACCGGCAAGCTCGGCGAGGTCATGCAGGAGTCGGCGCAGGCGGCCATGAGCTACGTCCGCTCGCGCGCCATCAGCCTCGGGCTCGACCGCGACTTCAACCAGCGCGCCGACATCCACGTCCACTTCCCCGAGGGCGCCATCCCCAAGGACGGCCCGTCGGCGGGCGTCACCATGGCGACCTCCATCGTCTCGGCGCTCCTGCGCATCCCGGTGCGCCGGGACGTCGCGATGACCGGCGAGATCACGCTGCGCGGCCGGGTGCTGCCGATCGGCGGCTTGAAGGAGAAAGCGCTCGCGGCACTGCGCGCGGGCATCACGAAGCTGATCGTGCCCGAGCAGAACCGGAAGGACATCGAGGACATCCCGAAGCACGAGGCGAAGCGGTTCGATTTCAGCTTCGTCAAGACCATGGACGACGTCGTCGGGCTGGCGCTCAAGCGGAACCCGCTGCGCCCTGCCGACAAGCCCGGGAAACCCGCGAAGGCCGCGAGGAAACCCGCGAAGGCAGCCGGGAAGCCGGCGAAGACGACCGGCAAGCCGCCGAAGGCCGCGGGGAAGCCCGCCGCGAAGTCTGCGGAGAAGCCGGCGAAGTCCGGGCCGAAAAAGGCCGCTGCCCCCGGAGCGCAAAAAAGGAAGTGAGCGGGAGCCCTCGTTCCCGGCGCACGCTCCGAGACGCCGGGGAATTCGGATTCATCGACGCGATCCGCCGCGCGTACGGAGGGGCCGAGCGGCCCGGCGAGCTGGGCATCGGCGACGACGCCGCGCTGCTGCCGGTGCATGGGCGCATGGTGCTTTCCACCGACATGCTCGTCGAGGGGACCCACTTTTCCCTCGGCTATTTCCGGCCCGGCGAGATCGGCGTCCGGGCGCTCTCGTCCAACCTTTCCGACCTGGCAGCCATGGGCGCCAGGCCCGTCGCTTATCTCGTGGCGATCGCCGCGCCGCCCGACACGCCGCTCGATTTCCTCCGTTCTCTTTACCGCGGCATGGCGCTGGCCGCCGCGCCGGCCGGCATGCGGCTCGTCGGCGGCGACACCGTGCGCGGCGACCGGCTCACGCTGTCGGTCACGGTCGTGGGCGAGACCGCGCCGGGCAAGGCGCTGCTCCGGACCGGCGCCCGCCCGGGCGACCTCGTCGTCGTCACGGGCGAGCCCGGCTGGTCGCGCCTCGGGCTGGCGCTTTTGTTTCGCGGCCGTCCCGCCCGAGCGGGCGGATGGCGACGCGAGGCGATGCGGCGGCACCTGACCCCCGAGGCGCGTTGGCGGGAAGGAATCGCCGCTGCGGGCTCCGGCGCGGTCTCCGCCATGATCGACGTCAGCGACGGCGTGCTGGCCGACCTCGGGCACCTGGCCGAAACCGGACCGATCGGCGCGCAGCTCGACGCCGCGGCGTTCCCGATGTCGATGCGCTTCCTTCTCGCAGCCGAGACGCTGGGGGAGGACCCGATGGCGGCGTTCCTTTCCGGCGGCGAGGATTACGAATTGCTGATGGCAGTGCCCCCCAAGAAGCTCGACCGGCTGCGCCGGGCGCTCGCGCCCTTCCGCTGCGGGCTGGCCCCGATCGGCCGCTTCACCGAGGCGCCCGGTGTCGTCGTTGTCACGCCCGACGGAAGCCGGCTCTCCGGAACGGCGCTTCCGACCGGTTTCCGACACTTCGAGCCGCGCTGAAACGGCTGTCATGGAATTCGTCCTCATTCCGCTGCTCCTGATCGTCTCCGCCTTCTTCGCCGCGTCCGAGACCGCCTTCTTCGCGCTGCGCCGCGTCGACCTGCTCCGCTGGAAGGAAGAGGGAAATCGCGTCGGCGGGCTCATCGAGAAGATGCTCGCGGCCCCGAGCTCCCTCATCACCACCATCTTCATCGGGAACGAGATCGCCAACGTCTCGATCTCCTCGCTGATCACGGGGCTGGTCCTCCCGCTCTACCCGCGGTACGGCAAGCTCATCGCGACCGCCGTGGGGATGCTGCTCATTCTGGTCGTGGGCGACATCGGGCCCAAGTCGATCGTCTGGCCCCGCGCCGGCGCCTTCTCCCTGGTCGCCGTGCGCCCGTTCCGCGCGTTCGCCCGGGTCGTGGCGCCCGTCCGCTTCGTGCTCGAAGGGCTGGCCAGGGGCATCCTTGCGCTGCTCGGCGGCGGGACGCTCTCGTCGACCTGGGGCGTGTTGTCCGAGCGCGAGTTCCGGGCGCTGGTC
This genomic interval carries:
- a CDS encoding response regulator — encoded protein: MVATEPSRVLLVEDNPDHTYLASLVMGGASVAHEVVCAADGQDAIDRLRGGGPHAGHPLRPDLVLLDIKLPRLDGFAVLRIIREDPGLMAIPVVLLTTSGNPSDIERAIALGASDYIIKPIGLNEFERKLHAVLSYWLSVSDLGRGRRPPQ
- a CDS encoding ATP-binding protein — its product is MKTADIEITKLLRFEPAAGRISLGGRRLLLFDAAATGAMREQLIKTLGEAVARGILMRWGYQTGLQDARSLGEQFAWDSEREWMLSGPLMHEWEGICAVETTELRFDRAQGALSMTGVWRNSYEAEQHVKSFGHAEDPVCWTLTGYAAGWTTGVMGAPMIAVETACVGRGDPACGFAIRPRGEWGEEAAAAIAALAEEQPIQRLEDRVDAARRALKEKNVQLERVASELAESNQRLRELDRLKTEFFANISHEFRTPLTLNLGPLEEMLAEPRPPKDQARLDLMHRNALRLLRLVNNLLDFAQIEAGKMRAVYRRVNLRATTKDLCASFESSFIARGLTLTFADGADDVVGYVDLEMWEKIVSNLLANALKFTAKGGVTLQLATAPGRLVLEVADTGPGIASEELPHIFTRFHRAEQIGGRSHEGVGLGLPLVSELCKLHGGEVTVDSRLGAGATFRVALPAGRDHLPADRVLEEPVAADALLSPQPLDAAAAAASAVPTPVRQAPTSPRERILIVEDNADLRAYLAGLLGARFEVEVAGDGAEALACARANPPSLVLTDVMMPGLDGFGLLERLKFDPLTASVAVVMLTARAELGEKLRGLEIGADDYVLKPFNPRELLARITAQVSLRRAQRQLEHYATELERLVEEQVGEIRRQNRTLEDAQHEMEDFLFIASHDLQAPLVTIAGYAHLLQTRLQSHLGAVEVRAAERIQLAVKAMQALIDSLLALARVRHREPERRRVDLRELLATVIVQLGAKIDETGAKLEVQRVPHVAHGDATQLSQILRNLVENAIKYRDEARPLKIDIGAADEEGALTLWVRDNGVGIAPEHHHLIFRPLARLEQVRQVGGTGMGLYIVRKIAEAQGGKAWVESQLGLGSTFYVRLPRVPERTTR
- a CDS encoding GxxExxY protein; translated protein: MKQGDEETGRPLWDLSEPVIGACIEVHRHLGPGLLESAYEACLCHELSLRGMSFERQRAVPLTYKGLALECGYRLDLVVADRVIVEIKAVEALAPIHEAQALTYLRLTGLEVALLVNFRVPVLKHGLRRLRLKP
- the lon gene encoding endopeptidase La, whose product is MSSKNSESKRAAGRVVPLLPLRDIIVFPNQVVPLFVGREKSIGALDQAMAHEGKEILLAAQKKARTNEPGPEDIFAFGTLGTIIQLLRLPDGTVKVLVEGKGRATIERFLPEEAYFAVEAREVVEPVEKGVELEALVRSVNGVFETYAKLSKRVPPEMLLSIQTIDEAGKLSDQIAAQLQLKLQDKQILLETTSATKRLEKLYELMQGEIEIMQVERKIRTRVKKQMEKTQKEYYLNEQMQAIQKELGERDEFKNEIQELEEKAKAKKLSKEAQAKIKKELKKLKMMSPMSAEATVVRNYIDWVLSLPWDEYTQDKLDVKEAEKILDTDHYGLQKVKERILEYLAVQALVKKMKGPILCLVGPPGVGKTSLAKSVARATGRTFVRLSLGGVRDEAEIRGHRRTYIGALPGKIIQSLRKAGSGNPVFLLDEVDKMSTDFRGDPSAALLEVLDPEQNSLFNDHYLDLDYDLSNVMFITTANSLHSIPLPLQDRMEIIQLPGYTEWEKLAIAQQYLVPKQKALNGIADVECDFTEDGLRGIMHGYTKEAGVRSLEREVSSVCRKVAKDVVEKGKETRFKITGRNLVKLLGEPRFHANRTEEKDEIGLTNGLAVTMMGGDLLATEVTVMPGKGKLVLTGKLGEVMQESAQAAMSYVRSRAISLGLDRDFNQRADIHVHFPEGAIPKDGPSAGVTMATSIVSALLRIPVRRDVAMTGEITLRGRVLPIGGLKEKALAALRAGITKLIVPEQNRKDIEDIPKHEAKRFDFSFVKTMDDVVGLALKRNPLRPADKPGKPAKAARKPAKAAGKPAKTTGKPPKAAGKPAAKSAEKPAKSGPKKAAAPGAQKRK
- the thiL gene encoding thiamine-phosphate kinase, producing MSGSPRSRRTLRDAGEFGFIDAIRRAYGGAERPGELGIGDDAALLPVHGRMVLSTDMLVEGTHFSLGYFRPGEIGVRALSSNLSDLAAMGARPVAYLVAIAAPPDTPLDFLRSLYRGMALAAAPAGMRLVGGDTVRGDRLTLSVTVVGETAPGKALLRTGARPGDLVVVTGEPGWSRLGLALLFRGRPARAGGWRREAMRRHLTPEARWREGIAAAGSGAVSAMIDVSDGVLADLGHLAETGPIGAQLDAAAFPMSMRFLLAAETLGEDPMAAFLSGGEDYELLMAVPPKKLDRLRRALAPFRCGLAPIGRFTEAPGVVVVTPDGSRLSGTALPTGFRHFEPR